The following proteins are co-located in the Microbacterium immunditiarum genome:
- the pdhA gene encoding pyruvate dehydrogenase (acetyl-transferring) E1 component subunit alpha, protein MAHTLTTPDLAVGVDDVARLLTPDGERIADPDLGRWVADVDHELLRGLYRDMVLVRRIDTEGIALQRQGQVGLWAPCQGQEAVQVGTARALRADDFAFPSYREIGVNFVRGAKPADFVIAWRGEEHSTFNPYDINTATPQIIIGAQTLHAVGYAMGIQRDGADQVAATYFGDGATSQGDVNEAMIFASSFRAPVVFVCSNNQYAISEPVTVQAKYPIAGRAPGFGIPSVRIDGNDVLASLAAMRWAIDHARSGKGPAYIEAVTYRIGPHTTSDDPTRYRSKDEVERWKQRDPIARVEALLRAEGAFDDEFAASVASDADELGAKVREATLTATSREPIGVLDHVYEEPHTGLQEQRREFGAYLAGFEASEEASR, encoded by the coding sequence ATGGCGCACACCCTGACCACACCCGACCTGGCTGTCGGCGTCGACGACGTCGCACGGCTGCTGACCCCCGACGGCGAACGCATCGCCGACCCCGATCTCGGCCGCTGGGTGGCCGATGTCGACCACGAGCTGCTGCGCGGCCTGTACCGCGACATGGTGCTGGTCCGCCGGATCGACACCGAGGGCATCGCCCTGCAGCGCCAGGGCCAGGTGGGCCTGTGGGCCCCGTGCCAGGGCCAGGAGGCCGTCCAGGTTGGAACCGCCCGCGCGCTGCGCGCGGATGACTTCGCCTTCCCGAGCTACCGCGAGATCGGCGTGAACTTCGTGCGGGGCGCCAAGCCCGCCGACTTCGTCATCGCGTGGCGCGGCGAGGAGCACTCGACCTTCAACCCCTACGACATCAACACCGCGACGCCGCAGATCATCATCGGCGCGCAGACCCTCCACGCGGTGGGCTACGCGATGGGCATCCAGCGCGACGGCGCCGACCAGGTCGCCGCGACCTACTTCGGCGACGGGGCCACGAGCCAGGGAGACGTCAACGAGGCGATGATCTTCGCGTCGTCGTTCCGCGCTCCCGTCGTCTTCGTGTGCTCGAACAACCAGTATGCGATCTCCGAGCCTGTGACCGTGCAGGCGAAGTACCCGATCGCCGGTCGCGCCCCCGGCTTCGGCATCCCGAGCGTCCGCATCGACGGCAACGACGTGCTGGCGAGCCTCGCTGCGATGCGCTGGGCGATCGACCACGCCCGCTCGGGCAAGGGTCCCGCCTACATCGAGGCGGTCACGTACCGGATCGGTCCCCACACGACCTCCGACGACCCTACGCGCTACCGGTCGAAGGACGAGGTCGAGCGCTGGAAGCAGCGCGACCCGATCGCGCGGGTCGAGGCGCTGCTGCGCGCCGAGGGCGCGTTCGACGACGAGTTCGCGGCGTCCGTCGCATCCGATGCCGACGAGCTCGGCGCGAAGGTCCGCGAGGCGACTCTCACGGCGACCTCGCGCGAGCCGATCGGCGTGCTCGACCACGTCTACGAGGAGCCGCACACCGGGCTCCAGGAGCAGCGCCGCGAGTTCGGCGCCTACCTCGCCGGCTTCGAGGCGTCCGAGGAGGCCTCGCGATGA
- a CDS encoding acetyl/propionyl/methylcrotonyl-CoA carboxylase subunit alpha — protein MTTNPITDAGFATVLVANRGEIARRVLRTLSELGIRSVAVYSDADANAPHVREADTAVRIGPAAAFESYLNIDAVIAAARETGAQAIHPGYGFLAENAAFARACADAGIVFIGPGERALEVMGDKIRAKQHVSEYGVPIVPGFSAVGMSDAAIADAAREIGFPLLVKPSAGGGGKGMQVVRSESELPEALATARRVATAAFGDDALLLERLIERPRHIEVQVLADSHGAVVHLGERECTLQRRHQKVVEEAPSPVIDAATRGRIGAAACAAAASVDYRGAGTVEFLVAADRPDEFFFIEMNTRLQVEHPVTELVTRVDLVELQVRIAAGEPIPFAQDDVRLEGHAIEARVYAESPERGFLPSTGDVLVWRAAEGVRTDAAIESGSAVTSDYDPMIAKVIASGADRAAALDALDSALADTVVLGVETNIAFLRELIAQPAVRDGDLDTGLIDRMPPFEVPVPSEEALAAAAAFLRERTTSRRAHDEATSARRALDAGPSARGRAGGAWRALPGWRVSGQPVLPVQRFQLEGGEVVEVADHAGARGNDTADAASARDGSVWVHADGATHRVRPLTRREAMEVRLARLGYEAGASDPELRAPMPGAVVAIHAADGEEVVAGARVVTIEAMKMEHPVIAGHGGVVRLRTAVGEQVSRDQVLATVVAHAAETPAHEASVTPTETAVG, from the coding sequence ATGACCACGAACCCGATCACCGACGCCGGCTTCGCCACCGTCCTCGTCGCGAATCGCGGCGAGATCGCGCGCCGCGTCCTGCGCACGCTGAGCGAGCTCGGCATCCGCTCGGTCGCCGTCTACAGCGACGCCGACGCGAACGCGCCGCACGTCCGCGAGGCCGACACCGCCGTGCGGATCGGGCCGGCCGCGGCATTTGAGTCGTACTTGAACATCGATGCCGTGATCGCGGCCGCGCGCGAGACCGGAGCCCAGGCGATCCACCCCGGCTACGGGTTCCTCGCTGAGAACGCCGCGTTCGCACGCGCGTGCGCCGACGCCGGCATCGTCTTCATCGGGCCGGGCGAGCGCGCGCTCGAGGTCATGGGCGACAAGATCCGCGCGAAGCAGCACGTCTCCGAGTACGGCGTGCCGATCGTGCCCGGCTTCTCGGCGGTCGGCATGTCGGATGCCGCGATCGCCGACGCCGCGCGCGAGATCGGCTTCCCGCTGCTCGTCAAGCCGTCGGCGGGCGGCGGAGGCAAGGGCATGCAGGTCGTGCGGTCCGAGAGCGAGCTGCCCGAGGCGCTCGCCACAGCCCGCCGCGTCGCGACGGCAGCGTTCGGCGACGACGCGCTCCTTCTCGAGCGACTCATCGAGCGTCCGCGGCACATCGAGGTGCAGGTGCTCGCCGACTCGCACGGCGCGGTCGTCCACCTCGGCGAACGCGAGTGCACACTCCAGCGCCGGCACCAGAAGGTCGTCGAAGAGGCCCCGTCGCCCGTGATCGACGCTGCCACGCGGGGGCGCATCGGCGCGGCGGCGTGCGCGGCCGCGGCATCCGTCGACTATCGCGGCGCGGGGACGGTCGAGTTCCTCGTCGCGGCGGACCGCCCCGACGAGTTCTTCTTCATCGAGATGAACACGCGGCTGCAGGTCGAGCACCCCGTCACCGAGCTCGTGACCCGTGTCGACCTCGTCGAGCTGCAGGTCCGCATCGCCGCGGGTGAGCCGATCCCGTTCGCGCAGGACGACGTGCGACTGGAGGGTCACGCGATCGAGGCGCGTGTGTACGCGGAGAGCCCCGAGCGCGGCTTCCTGCCATCGACGGGCGACGTGCTGGTGTGGCGGGCCGCAGAAGGCGTGAGAACGGATGCCGCGATCGAGAGCGGCTCCGCCGTGACGAGCGACTACGACCCGATGATCGCGAAGGTCATCGCGTCCGGCGCCGATCGCGCGGCCGCGCTCGACGCGCTCGATTCCGCGCTCGCCGACACGGTTGTGCTCGGCGTCGAGACGAACATCGCGTTCCTGCGCGAGCTCATCGCCCAGCCCGCCGTGCGCGACGGCGATCTCGACACGGGGCTCATCGACCGGATGCCGCCGTTCGAGGTGCCCGTGCCGTCCGAAGAGGCACTCGCGGCGGCTGCCGCCTTCCTGCGCGAGCGCACGACTTCGCGTCGAGCGCACGATGAAGCGACGTCGGCACGTCGTGCGCTCGACGCGGGCCCGTCCGCTCGCGGGCGCGCGGGCGGTGCGTGGCGCGCCCTCCCCGGGTGGCGTGTCTCCGGGCAGCCGGTGCTCCCCGTGCAGAGGTTCCAGCTCGAAGGGGGAGAGGTCGTCGAGGTCGCCGATCACGCCGGGGCGCGCGGGAACGACACAGCGGATGCCGCCTCCGCCCGCGACGGCAGCGTGTGGGTGCACGCCGACGGCGCCACCCACCGGGTTCGCCCCCTCACGCGCCGCGAGGCGATGGAGGTGCGGCTCGCACGTCTCGGGTATGAAGCCGGGGCGTCTGACCCCGAGCTGCGCGCGCCCATGCCGGGCGCCGTCGTCGCGATCCACGCCGCCGACGGCGAGGAGGTCGTCGCGGGTGCCCGCGTCGTCACGATCGAGGCGATGAAGATGGAGCACCCGGTCATCGCGGGTCACGGCGGCGTCGTGCGGCTGCGCACCGCCGTCGGCGAGCAGGTCTCGCGCGACCAAGTGCTCGCCACCGTCGTCGCCCACGCGGCCGAGACGCCGGCCCACGAGGCATCCGTCACACCGACCGAGACCGCGGTCGGCTGA
- a CDS encoding Lrp/AsnC family transcriptional regulator gives MSALDHVDLELLAALSDDPRATVVALADKLGLSRNTVQARMARLERSGVFLSFERAISSTALGFPIEAFIHVMVRQAELPRITGALELIPEVVQVHGLSGPVDLLVRVACRDTQHLFDTDARILAIDGVERTETSLAMGEVIGYRVKPLMELARREPRQARS, from the coding sequence ATGAGCGCTCTGGACCACGTCGATCTCGAACTGCTGGCGGCGCTCTCCGACGACCCCCGCGCGACCGTCGTCGCCCTCGCCGACAAGCTCGGCCTCTCCCGCAACACCGTCCAGGCGCGCATGGCGCGTCTCGAGCGCTCGGGCGTGTTCCTGTCGTTCGAGCGCGCGATCTCGTCGACCGCGCTCGGCTTCCCGATCGAGGCGTTCATCCACGTGATGGTCCGTCAGGCCGAGCTGCCGCGCATCACGGGCGCGCTCGAGCTCATCCCCGAGGTCGTGCAGGTGCACGGGCTCAGCGGCCCCGTCGACCTGCTCGTGCGCGTCGCCTGCCGCGACACCCAGCACCTCTTCGACACCGACGCGCGGATCCTCGCGATCGACGGCGTCGAGCGCACCGAGACGTCGCTCGCGATGGGCGAGGTGATCGGCTACCGGGTGAAGCCGCTCATGGAGCTCGCACGGCGCGAGCCTCGCCAGGCTCGCTCGTGA
- a CDS encoding alpha-ketoacid dehydrogenase subunit beta, translating into MTEMTMVKAINAGLRRAMADDPKVVVMGEDVGRLGGVFRITDGLLDEFGAARVIDTPLAESGIMGTAVGLALRGYRPVVEIQFDGFVYPAFDQIVCQVAKLHYRTRGNVKMPITIRIPWAGGVGAAEHHSESPEAYFVHTSGLRVIAVSNPQDAYVMLRQAIASDDPVVYFEPKRLYHQKGEVDLDVDLADAPPMGLARVAREGSDVTLLTYGSQVTTALDAAIAAEDEGVSIEVIDLRSLSPVDYRTVTASVRKTGRVVVTHEAAKEAGVGAELVASVTERCFHYLEAPPQRVTGHDIPYPPAKLEKYHIPDLDRILDAVDRVLDKPNSLTGLEEWRTAETGRAGVGGGVL; encoded by the coding sequence ATGACCGAGATGACGATGGTGAAGGCCATCAACGCGGGCTTGCGCCGCGCGATGGCCGACGACCCCAAGGTGGTCGTTATGGGCGAGGACGTCGGCCGCCTCGGCGGGGTCTTCCGCATCACCGACGGACTGCTCGACGAGTTCGGCGCCGCCCGGGTGATCGACACGCCGCTGGCCGAGTCCGGCATCATGGGCACTGCCGTCGGCCTGGCGTTGCGCGGCTACCGTCCGGTCGTCGAGATCCAGTTCGACGGGTTCGTCTACCCGGCGTTCGACCAGATCGTGTGCCAGGTCGCGAAGCTGCACTACCGCACGCGCGGCAACGTCAAGATGCCGATCACGATCCGCATCCCCTGGGCCGGGGGAGTGGGCGCCGCCGAGCACCACTCCGAGTCGCCCGAGGCGTACTTCGTGCACACGTCGGGCCTGCGCGTGATCGCGGTGTCGAACCCGCAGGACGCGTACGTCATGCTGCGGCAGGCGATCGCATCGGACGACCCGGTCGTCTACTTCGAGCCGAAGCGGCTGTACCACCAGAAGGGCGAGGTCGACCTCGACGTCGATCTGGCGGATGCCCCGCCCATGGGCCTCGCGCGCGTCGCGCGAGAGGGCAGCGACGTCACTCTCCTCACCTACGGCTCGCAGGTCACGACCGCGCTCGACGCGGCGATCGCAGCCGAGGACGAGGGGGTCTCGATCGAGGTCATCGACCTGCGGTCGCTGTCTCCCGTCGACTACCGCACGGTGACGGCGTCGGTGCGCAAGACCGGCCGCGTCGTCGTGACCCACGAGGCAGCGAAGGAGGCCGGCGTCGGAGCCGAGCTCGTCGCGAGCGTCACCGAGAGGTGCTTCCACTACCTCGAGGCTCCGCCGCAGCGCGTGACGGGCCACGACATCCCGTATCCGCCGGCGAAGCTCGAGAAGTACCACATCCCCGATCTCGACCGCATCCTCGACGCGGTCGATCGGGTGCTCGACAAGCCGAACAGCCTGACCGGGCTCGAGGAATGGCGCACCGCCGAGACGGGCCGCGCCGGCGTGGGCGGTGGTGTGCTGTGA
- a CDS encoding acyl-CoA dehydrogenase family protein — protein MDHHNLTEDERELAAMVREFAEEVVAPRSYEADRTKTLPLDVVKQMGDLGLFGLPFPEEYGGQGGDYFALCLAIEALGRVDQSIAITLEAGVSLGAMPIFRFGTEEQKQEHLPDLTAARALAGFGLTEPEAGSDAGATRTTARFESGEWVIDGSKQFITNSGTDITRFVTVTAVTGQQDGRKEISTIIVPNGTPGFTVEPAYDKVGWHASDTHPLTFQGARVPEENLLGERGRGFANFLHILDEGRIAIAALATGAAEGCLDAAVDYAKKRVVFGETLSRRQGIQFTIARMQARVHTARLAWHHAARLRDAGKPFKTEAAVAKITASDAAMDNARDATQIFGGNGFMNEFPVARHYRDSKILEIGEGTNEVQLLVISRALGLE, from the coding sequence ATGGACCACCACAATCTCACCGAGGACGAGCGCGAGCTCGCCGCGATGGTGCGCGAGTTCGCCGAAGAGGTCGTCGCGCCCCGCTCGTACGAGGCCGATCGCACGAAGACGCTGCCGCTCGACGTCGTCAAGCAGATGGGCGACCTGGGCCTGTTCGGCCTGCCGTTCCCGGAGGAGTACGGCGGGCAGGGCGGCGACTACTTCGCGCTGTGCCTCGCGATCGAGGCCCTCGGACGCGTCGACCAGTCGATCGCCATCACCCTCGAGGCCGGCGTGAGCCTCGGCGCGATGCCGATCTTCCGCTTCGGCACCGAGGAGCAGAAGCAGGAGCACCTGCCCGACCTCACCGCGGCCCGGGCCCTCGCCGGGTTCGGGCTCACCGAGCCGGAGGCCGGTTCCGACGCCGGCGCGACGCGCACGACCGCACGGTTCGAGAGCGGCGAGTGGGTCATCGACGGCTCGAAGCAGTTCATCACCAACTCGGGCACCGACATCACGCGCTTCGTGACGGTCACGGCCGTCACGGGCCAGCAGGACGGTCGCAAGGAGATCTCGACGATCATCGTGCCCAACGGCACTCCCGGCTTCACCGTCGAGCCCGCGTACGACAAGGTCGGCTGGCACGCGTCCGACACCCACCCGCTCACGTTCCAGGGGGCACGCGTGCCCGAGGAGAATCTGCTGGGCGAGCGCGGCCGCGGCTTCGCGAACTTCCTGCACATCCTCGACGAGGGACGGATCGCGATCGCCGCGCTGGCGACCGGGGCAGCGGAGGGATGCCTCGACGCAGCCGTCGACTACGCGAAGAAGCGCGTCGTGTTCGGCGAGACGCTGTCGCGGCGCCAGGGCATCCAGTTCACCATCGCCCGCATGCAGGCCCGGGTGCACACGGCGCGGCTGGCGTGGCATCACGCCGCGCGCCTGCGCGACGCGGGCAAGCCGTTCAAGACGGAAGCCGCCGTCGCGAAGATCACCGCGAGCGACGCCGCGATGGACAACGCGCGCGACGCGACCCAGATCTTCGGCGGGAACGGGTTCATGAACGAGTTCCCGGTCGCCCGCCACTACCGCGACTCGAAGATCCTCGAGATCGGCGAGGGCACGAACGAGGTGCAGCTGCTCGTGATCTCTCGCGCGCTGGGGCTCGAGTGA
- a CDS encoding carboxyl transferase domain-containing protein, translated as MSALTTLVAHDATFARTHEAQSALAEELHERLAKAARGGPEASRERHVARGKLLPRDRVNRLLDEGSPFLEIAPLAAEGLYGGDAPAAGVIAGIGLVHGRHVMVVCNDATVKGGTYYPLTVKKHLRAQEIALENRLPCIYLVDSGGAFLPKQDEVFPDRDHFGRIFFNQARLSAEGIPQIAAVLGSCTAGGAYVPAMSDETVIVRNQGTIFLGGPPLVKAAIGEVVTAEELGGGELHARRSGVVDHLAENDEHALEIVRDIVATLPPSDEPAWDVLDTVAPAVDPSDLYGVVPVDVNQPYDVREVIARLVDASELHEFKREYGDTLVTGFARIHGHPVGIVANNGVLFSESALKGAHFIELCDQRGIPLLFLQNISGFMVGRDAEAGGIAKDGAKMVTAVATTRVPKLTVVIGGSFGAGNYAMCGRAYSPRFLWTWPASRISVMGGTQAASVLSTVKADQLAARGEDWGDDDRAAFEAPIRAQYEEQGNPYYATARLWDDGVIDPLDTRDTLGLALDVVSRTPLPEPKFGVFRM; from the coding sequence ATGAGCGCCCTGACGACCTTGGTCGCCCACGACGCGACTTTCGCGCGAACGCACGAGGCGCAGAGCGCGCTGGCCGAAGAGCTGCACGAGCGGCTCGCGAAGGCCGCGCGGGGCGGCCCCGAGGCGTCCCGCGAGCGTCACGTCGCCCGCGGCAAGCTTCTGCCGCGCGACCGAGTGAACAGGCTCCTCGACGAAGGCAGCCCGTTCCTCGAGATCGCGCCGCTCGCCGCCGAGGGCCTCTACGGAGGAGACGCTCCCGCCGCCGGCGTGATCGCCGGGATCGGCCTCGTGCACGGCCGGCACGTCATGGTCGTGTGCAACGACGCGACGGTGAAGGGCGGCACGTACTACCCGCTCACGGTCAAGAAGCACCTCCGCGCTCAGGAGATCGCGCTCGAGAACCGGCTCCCGTGCATCTACCTCGTCGACTCGGGCGGCGCGTTCCTGCCGAAGCAGGACGAGGTCTTCCCCGACCGCGACCACTTCGGCCGCATCTTCTTCAACCAGGCGCGCCTCTCGGCGGAGGGCATCCCGCAGATCGCCGCCGTGCTCGGATCCTGCACGGCAGGTGGCGCGTATGTGCCGGCGATGAGCGACGAGACGGTCATCGTGCGCAACCAGGGCACGATCTTCCTCGGCGGCCCGCCGCTGGTGAAGGCGGCCATCGGCGAGGTCGTGACGGCCGAGGAGCTCGGCGGGGGAGAGCTGCACGCCCGCCGCTCGGGCGTCGTCGACCACCTCGCGGAGAACGACGAGCACGCGCTCGAGATCGTGCGCGACATCGTCGCGACGCTCCCGCCGTCCGACGAGCCCGCGTGGGACGTCCTCGACACCGTCGCCCCCGCCGTCGATCCCTCCGACCTCTACGGCGTCGTCCCCGTCGACGTGAACCAGCCGTACGACGTGCGCGAGGTCATCGCGCGCCTCGTCGACGCGAGCGAGCTCCACGAGTTCAAGCGCGAGTACGGCGACACGCTCGTCACCGGGTTCGCCCGCATCCACGGGCATCCGGTCGGCATCGTCGCGAACAACGGCGTGCTCTTCAGCGAGTCGGCGCTCAAGGGCGCCCACTTCATCGAGCTGTGCGACCAGCGCGGCATACCGCTCCTGTTCCTCCAGAACATTTCCGGCTTCATGGTCGGGCGGGACGCGGAGGCGGGCGGCATCGCGAAGGATGGCGCCAAGATGGTCACCGCCGTCGCGACGACGCGAGTCCCCAAGCTCACGGTCGTCATCGGCGGATCCTTCGGCGCGGGCAACTACGCCATGTGCGGCCGCGCGTACTCGCCGCGTTTCCTGTGGACCTGGCCCGCGAGCCGCATCTCGGTCATGGGCGGGACGCAGGCGGCATCCGTCCTGTCGACCGTCAAGGCAGACCAGCTGGCCGCACGCGGCGAGGACTGGGGCGACGACGACCGGGCCGCCTTCGAGGCGCCCATCCGCGCGCAGTACGAGGAGCAGGGCAACCCCTACTACGCGACCGCGCGCCTGTGGGACGACGGCGTGATCGATCCGCTCGACACGCGCGACACGCTCGGGCTCGCCCTCGACGTCGTCTCGCGCACGCCCCTTCCCGAGCCGAAGTTCGGCGTCTTCCGGATGTGA
- a CDS encoding MaoC family dehydratase, giving the protein MTGEPIVQRGLYYDELEVGARYAHRPGRTATEADNVLFSTLTMNTQALHLDAAYSESRPFGQRLMNSMWTLSTMVGASVSQLTQGTLVAQLGMTDISFPAPLFHGDTLYTETEVVEKRLSRSRPGQGIVTLRHTGRNQQGEVVGVATRIALMWCVPQTEESAGGKA; this is encoded by the coding sequence GTGACCGGCGAGCCGATCGTGCAACGCGGGCTCTACTACGACGAGCTCGAAGTCGGTGCGCGCTACGCGCACCGACCGGGGCGCACGGCGACCGAGGCCGACAACGTCCTGTTCTCGACTCTCACGATGAACACGCAGGCGCTCCACCTCGACGCCGCGTACTCCGAGTCGCGGCCGTTTGGGCAGCGGCTCATGAATTCGATGTGGACGCTGTCGACGATGGTCGGGGCATCCGTCTCGCAGCTCACCCAGGGCACCCTCGTCGCCCAGTTGGGCATGACGGACATCTCGTTCCCGGCACCGCTGTTCCACGGCGACACGCTGTACACCGAGACGGAGGTCGTCGAGAAGCGCCTGTCGAGGTCACGGCCAGGACAGGGCATCGTGACGCTGCGCCACACGGGCCGCAACCAGCAGGGCGAGGTCGTCGGCGTCGCCACGCGGATCGCGCTCATGTGGTGCGTGCCGCAGACGGAGGAGAGCGCGGGAGGGAAGGCGTGA
- a CDS encoding TetR/AcrR family transcriptional regulator, giving the protein MARGLTERGRAKADRQTALLKEAARLFAARGFSGVSLEELGAAVGVSGPAVYRHFANKQALLGAILVSVSERLLSGGRAVVESASTPLEQLRALIEFHVAFALSDADVIRVQDRDLASLADEDRHAVRRLQREYVELWIEVLAAVHPDRPVNDLRVRAHACFGLINSTPHSVRALRDAPADEDVSQILESMAFAALTA; this is encoded by the coding sequence ATGGCAAGGGGTCTCACTGAGCGTGGTCGCGCCAAGGCCGACCGCCAGACCGCGCTTCTCAAGGAGGCGGCCCGGCTGTTCGCGGCGCGCGGCTTCAGCGGTGTGAGCCTCGAAGAGCTCGGCGCCGCCGTCGGAGTGAGCGGCCCGGCGGTGTACCGCCACTTCGCGAACAAGCAGGCCCTGCTCGGCGCGATCCTCGTGAGCGTGAGCGAGCGCCTGCTTTCGGGCGGCCGCGCGGTCGTCGAGTCGGCTTCGACGCCGCTCGAGCAGCTCCGCGCCCTCATCGAGTTCCACGTCGCATTCGCGCTCTCCGACGCCGACGTCATCCGGGTGCAGGATCGCGACCTCGCGAGCCTCGCCGACGAGGACCGCCACGCCGTGCGGCGGCTGCAGCGCGAGTACGTCGAGCTGTGGATCGAGGTGCTGGCGGCGGTGCATCCGGATCGCCCGGTCAACGACCTTCGCGTGCGGGCACACGCGTGCTTCGGCCTCATCAACTCGACCCCGCACAGCGTGCGCGCGCTGCGCGACGCGCCCGCCGACGAGGACGTCTCGCAGATCCTCGAGTCGATGGCCTTCGCGGCGCTGACCGCGTAA
- a CDS encoding 2-oxo acid dehydrogenase subunit E2, translated as MIQEFLLPDLGEGLPEAELVQWTVAEGDEVALNQTIAEVETAKAVVELPSPFAGTVRTLHAQAGDVVQVGSPLITFDVAGAEASATSPESAAASSATAADKTDAAPEAAEEKAQPNLVGYGAAPRGNARPQRRARSVASHAPAGNGTDTAVLEAAPHDAIRIAEPERPVERPRSTPPVRRFAKDLGIDLALVEASGASGIITRADVEAYAARIGTMPGAEPVSADAAPAPRSAASTGERTTRTPIRGVRKHTAEAMVRSAFTAPHVTTFLTVDVTATTELIESLKADRSLQGHKIGVLAVAAKAVCLALRKHPELNSKWDEAAGEIVEHHYVNLGIAAATGRGLVVPNIRDAQDLTLVELADAIRDLAETARAGKTTPADMMGGTFSITNVGVFGVDAGTPILNPGEAGILAVGAVRRQPWEHRGEIALRDVMTLALSFDHRLVDGEQGSKFLVDVGDVLREPGRAMLLG; from the coding sequence GTGATCCAGGAGTTCCTGCTCCCCGATCTCGGCGAGGGCCTCCCCGAGGCCGAGCTCGTCCAGTGGACGGTCGCGGAGGGCGACGAGGTCGCCCTCAACCAGACGATCGCCGAGGTCGAGACGGCGAAAGCCGTCGTCGAGCTGCCGTCCCCGTTCGCCGGCACCGTGCGCACGCTGCACGCGCAGGCGGGCGACGTCGTGCAGGTCGGCTCGCCGCTCATCACGTTCGACGTGGCGGGGGCCGAGGCATCCGCCACGTCGCCCGAATCCGCAGCGGCCTCATCTGCGACGGCTGCCGATAAGACGGATGCCGCGCCCGAGGCCGCCGAAGAGAAGGCACAGCCGAACCTCGTCGGGTACGGCGCCGCCCCGCGCGGCAACGCGCGCCCGCAGCGCCGGGCGCGCTCGGTCGCCTCGCACGCCCCGGCGGGCAACGGCACCGACACGGCGGTGCTCGAGGCCGCTCCGCACGACGCGATCCGCATCGCCGAGCCCGAGCGCCCCGTCGAGCGGCCGCGGTCGACGCCTCCGGTGCGACGCTTCGCGAAGGACCTCGGCATCGATCTCGCGCTGGTCGAGGCATCCGGTGCGTCGGGAATCATCACGCGCGCCGATGTCGAGGCGTACGCGGCGCGCATCGGCACGATGCCGGGAGCCGAGCCCGTGTCGGCGGATGCCGCGCCCGCACCGCGCTCCGCTGCGTCGACCGGCGAGCGCACGACGCGCACCCCGATCCGGGGCGTGCGCAAGCATACGGCCGAGGCGATGGTGCGCAGCGCCTTCACGGCGCCGCACGTGACGACGTTCCTCACGGTCGACGTCACGGCGACGACGGAGCTCATCGAGTCGCTCAAGGCCGACCGCTCGCTGCAGGGCCACAAGATCGGCGTGCTCGCCGTCGCCGCGAAGGCCGTGTGCCTCGCGCTGCGCAAGCATCCGGAGCTCAACTCGAAGTGGGACGAGGCCGCCGGCGAGATCGTCGAGCACCACTACGTCAACCTCGGGATCGCAGCCGCGACCGGCCGGGGCCTCGTGGTGCCGAACATCAGGGACGCGCAAGACCTCACGCTCGTCGAGCTCGCCGACGCGATCCGCGACCTCGCCGAGACGGCCCGCGCCGGCAAGACGACGCCGGCCGACATGATGGGCGGCACGTTCTCGATCACGAACGTCGGCGTCTTCGGCGTGGACGCGGGCACCCCGATCCTCAACCCGGGGGAGGCCGGCATCCTCGCGGTCGGAGCGGTCCGCCGCCAGCCGTGGGAGCACCGCGGCGAGATCGCGCTGCGCGACGTCATGACGCTCGCCCTGTCGTTCGACCACCGCCTGGTCGACGGCGAGCAGGGGTCGAAGTTCCTCGTGGACGTCGGCGACGTGCTCCGCGAGCCCGGGCGCGCGATGCTGCTCGGCTGA